One segment of Castanea sativa cultivar Marrone di Chiusa Pesio chromosome 3, ASM4071231v1 DNA contains the following:
- the LOC142627949 gene encoding uncharacterized protein LOC142627949, producing the protein MCLYEIEIQGVYVKASVVDRAVLVDAHIDELRSEKPLVAPIVAFDIKCKPNCNGAMLLILCIGTRCLIVQLYYLDSFPESIKKFLSDSNVCFVGIGVKDKVKKILQWPQMFGCKTGVELGHLAARVLKKPNLDGCGLVELASEVGAYYEEPKSVTFSDWGARVFSHEQVKYAIHDAYASYLIANNLLSLL; encoded by the coding sequence ATGTGCTTGTATGAAATTGAAATACAAGGAGTTTATGTAAAGGCAAGTGTAGTGGACCGTGCTGTTCTAGTAGATGCTCATATTGATGAGCTAAGGTCTGAAAAGCCTTTGGTCGCACCTATTGTGGCATTTGATATCAAGTGCAAACCCAATTGCAATGGTGCAATGTTATTGATCCTTTGTATTGGGACTCGCTGTCTTATAGTTCAATTGTACTACTTGGATTCATTTCCTGAATCCATCAAGAAATTTTTGAGTGATTCAAATGTGTGTTTCGTTGGCATTGGAGTGAAGGATAAGGTCAAGAAAATACTACAATGGCCCCAGATGTTCGGTTGTAAGACTGGTGTGGAACTGGGTCATTTGGCTGCCAGGGTGCTTAAGAAGCCTAACCTTGATGGGTGTGGTTTAGTTGAGTTAGCTAGTGAAGTTGGGGCGTACTATGAGGAGCCAAAAAGTGTTACTTTCTCAGATTGGGGTGCTAGGGTTTTTTCACATGAACAGGTCAAGTATGCCATTCATGATGCTTATGCTTCTTATCTTATTGCAAACAATCTCTTAAGTTTGCTCTAG